From one Flavobacterium sp. N502536 genomic stretch:
- a CDS encoding lipocalin family protein: MKKIIFICMIATMFFACKSASSTTASSGATTLSTKLDRPSQVALKGNWVLTNVSYPGSEYIKVNSFDLADSKCFIGSTWSFISNNNKGTMALTAASCTGFSSPIVWSINNQGLFVLKILDAGIKAKKVRDGYLLKVAGLTESSFQLIDNINVGGQTKDVVYQFQRAN; this comes from the coding sequence ATGAAGAAAATTATTTTCATTTGCATGATCGCCACGATGTTTTTCGCGTGTAAATCAGCTTCGTCTACAACAGCTTCATCCGGAGCAACTACGTTATCGACTAAACTTGACAGACCTTCTCAAGTAGCTCTTAAAGGAAATTGGGTATTAACCAATGTATCTTATCCAGGTTCTGAGTATATCAAGGTAAATTCTTTCGATCTTGCAGATTCTAAATGTTTTATTGGAAGTACGTGGAGTTTTATCTCCAATAATAATAAGGGAACGATGGCTTTGACAGCAGCAAGCTGTACCGGATTTAGTTCTCCGATTGTTTGGAGTATTAACAATCAGGGATTGTTTGTACTTAAAATTCTGGATGCGGGTATCAAAGCAAAAAAAGTGAGAGATGGCTACTTACTAAAAGTTGCAGGTTTAACTGAAAGTTCATTTCAGTTGATCGATAACATTAATGTGGGTGGACAAACGAAAGATGTAGTTTACCAGTTTCAAAGAGCCAATTAA
- a CDS encoding OmpA family protein: MRKITVLGLSSLLVLASFFTSCDSVKNANNTQKGAGIGVVAGGIIGAVLGNNLGKGGNAALGAAIGAAVGGGTGALIGNKMDKQAREIDQALPGADVERVGEGIHLTLNENAVRFDTNKSSLTSQAKANLDKLVPVFTEYGDTDIQIFGYTDNTGRPEYNLTLSGQRAASVQAYLVSKGLKSSRFKTSGLGIVDPIAPNDTPEGRAQNRRVEFSITANDKMVNDAKAQAGK, from the coding sequence ATGAGAAAAATAACAGTTTTAGGTTTGAGTAGTTTACTTGTATTGGCAAGTTTTTTTACAAGTTGTGATTCGGTAAAGAATGCAAATAATACTCAAAAAGGAGCCGGAATTGGAGTGGTTGCGGGTGGTATCATAGGTGCTGTTTTAGGAAATAACCTAGGAAAAGGCGGAAACGCTGCCTTAGGAGCTGCAATTGGAGCTGCTGTAGGTGGAGGAACTGGTGCTCTTATTGGAAATAAAATGGACAAACAAGCCCGTGAAATTGATCAGGCTTTACCAGGTGCAGATGTAGAAAGAGTAGGAGAAGGAATTCACTTAACTTTAAATGAAAATGCAGTTCGTTTTGATACGAATAAATCTTCTTTAACATCTCAGGCTAAAGCAAATTTAGATAAATTGGTACCTGTATTTACTGAATACGGAGATACGGATATTCAAATTTTCGGATACACTGATAATACAGGAAGACCAGAATACAACTTGACACTTTCAGGACAAAGAGCAGCTTCTGTGCAAGCTTATTTGGTTTCAAAAGGATTAAAATCAAGCCGTTTCAAAACTTCAGGTTTAGGTATTGTTGATCCAATTGCACCAAACGATACTCCGGAAGGAAGAGCGCAAAACCGTCGTGTAGAGTTTTCGATCACTGCAAATGACAAAATGGTAAATGACGCTAAAGCTCAGGCTGGAAAATAG
- a CDS encoding ABC transporter ATP-binding protein, protein MLDIQNISFSYTENPVIKNVSFTINKGENIAIIGESGCGKSTLLKLMYGLYNLDEGKIFYNEKPILGPKYNLIPGMPFMKYLAQDFDLSPFETVAENVGKFLSNGFANMKKLRVQELLEMVEMEQFSNVKAKFLSGGQQQRVALVRVLALEPEVILLDEPFSQIDAFRKNALRRNLFRYLKQKGITCIIATHDSTDALSFADEAIVMRNGEIIIKDNPTKIYEDPETKYVASLFGEVNEVPTHLLVPYEDQTHKTLVYPHQFKMVTESNLPVKIRRTYFRGNHYLIETVYKRQLVFFESEIDLPLEQEIFLGLNYL, encoded by the coding sequence ATGCTTGACATTCAAAATATTTCTTTTTCGTACACCGAAAACCCTGTTATAAAAAACGTTTCTTTTACCATAAATAAAGGTGAGAATATTGCCATTATTGGCGAAAGCGGCTGTGGAAAAAGTACACTTCTAAAGTTAATGTACGGTTTGTACAACTTAGACGAAGGCAAGATTTTTTACAATGAAAAACCTATTTTAGGTCCAAAATACAATCTGATTCCCGGAATGCCTTTTATGAAATATCTGGCACAGGATTTTGATTTGTCTCCTTTTGAAACAGTAGCTGAAAATGTAGGGAAGTTTCTGTCGAATGGTTTTGCAAATATGAAAAAACTGCGCGTTCAGGAGCTGTTGGAAATGGTAGAAATGGAGCAGTTCTCGAATGTAAAAGCTAAGTTTTTGAGTGGAGGACAGCAGCAAAGAGTTGCTTTGGTGCGAGTTCTGGCTTTAGAACCCGAAGTCATTTTATTGGATGAACCCTTCAGTCAAATTGATGCTTTCCGAAAAAATGCATTGCGCCGAAACTTATTTCGTTACTTAAAGCAAAAAGGAATTACCTGTATCATTGCAACACATGATAGTACAGATGCTTTGTCATTTGCCGATGAAGCAATTGTGATGCGAAACGGAGAAATCATTATTAAGGATAATCCAACCAAAATTTACGAGGATCCCGAAACAAAGTATGTAGCCTCGCTTTTTGGAGAGGTAAACGAGGTCCCGACGCATTTGTTGGTTCCTTATGAAGATCAAACGCATAAAACGCTGGTGTATCCGCATCAGTTTAAAATGGTTACCGAATCGAATCTGCCGGTAAAAATCAGAAGAACTTATTTTAGAGGAAATCACTATCTCATTGAAACGGTTTATAAAAGACAACTGGTGTTTTTTGAAAGTGAAATAGATTTGCCTCTGGAACAGGAAATATTTCTAGGTTTGAATTACCTATAA